In one window of Camelina sativa cultivar DH55 chromosome 15, Cs, whole genome shotgun sequence DNA:
- the LOC104746774 gene encoding CBL-interacting serine/threonine-protein kinase 7-like, with the protein MEPVPKPQNQSSPAKFLLGKYELGRRLGSGSFAKVHLARTIGSDELVAIKIIEKKKTIESGMEPRIIREIDAMRRLRHHPNILKIHEVMATKSKIYLVMELASGGELFSKVLRLGRLPESTARRYFQQLASALRFSHQDGVAHRDVKPQNLLLDEQGNLKVSDFGLSALPEHLQNGLLHTACGTPAYTAPEVISRRGYDGAKADAWSCGVILFVLLVGDVPFDDSNIAAMYRKIHRRDYKFPSWISKQAKSIIYQMLDPNPVTRMSIETVMKTSWFKKSLETSEFHRNVFDSEPETKSSVGLVTAFDLISLSSGLDLSGLFEIKKKKERRFTAKVSAVEVEEKAKVIGEKLGYVVKKKMKKEGEAKVVGLGRGRTAIVVEAVELAVDVVVVEVKVVEGEEDDSRWSDLITELEDIVLSWHNDIM; encoded by the coding sequence ATGGAACCAGTTCCTAAGCCGCAAAACCAGTCATCTCCGGCGAAGTTTCTCCTCGGAAAATACGAACTCGGTCGAAGACTCGGTAGCGGAAGCTTCGCGAAAGTCCATTTAGCTCGTACGATCGGTTCCGATGAGCTCGTCGCCATTAAAATcatcgagaagaagaaaacaatcgaATCCGGAATGGAACCGAGAATAATCAGAGAGATCGATGCGATGCGTCGTCTCCGTCACCACCCAAACATACTCAAGATCCATGAAGTTATGGCGACCAAATCTAAGATCTACCTCGTGATGGAACTCGCTTCCGGCGGCGAGCTTTTCTCTAAAGTCCTCCGCCTTGGTCGTCTCCCCGAATCAACCGCGCGTCGTTACTTCCAACAACTCGCCTCCGCTCTCAGATTCTCTCACCAAGACGGCGTCGCTCATCGCGACGTGAAACCTCAGAATCTACTCTTAGATGAGCAAGGTAACCTCAAGGTCTCTGACTTCGGTTTATCCGCTTTACCGGAACATCTCCAAAACGGATTGCTTCACACGGCGTGTGGTACTCCGGCTTACACAGCTCCGGAGGTTATCTCGCGGCGAGGTTACGACGGAGCGAAAGCTGATGCGTGGTCTTGTggtgtgattttgtttgttttgttagttGGTGATGTGCCTTTTGATGATTCGAATATCGCGGCGATGTATCGGAAGATTCATCGGAGAGATTATAAGTTTCCGAGCTGGATCTCGAAACAAGCTAAATCGATTATTTATCAGATGTTGGATCCGAATCCAGTAACGAGGATGAGTATTGAAACGGTTATGAAGACGAGTTGGTTCAAGAAGTCTCTAGAAACTTCTGAGTTTCATCGTAATGTGTTTGATTCTGAACCGGAGACGAAATCGAGTGTTGGTTTGGTTACTGCTTTCGATTTAATCTCGTTGTCGTCGGGATTAGATCTTTCTGGATTGTTtgagattaagaagaagaaggagaggagatTCACGGCGAAGGTTTCGGCCGTTGAAGTGGAGGAGAAGGCGAAGGTGATTGGGGAGAAGTTAGGATAtgtagtgaagaagaagatgaagaaagaaggagaagcgAAAGTAGTTGGATTAGGGAGAGGTAGAACTGCGATTGTGGTGGAAGCTGTGGAGTTAgctgttgatgttgttgttgttgaagtgaAAGTTgttgaaggtgaagaagatgattcacGGTGGTCTGATTTGATTACAGAGCTTGAAGATATAGTTCTTTCATGGCACAATGACATCATGTAA
- the LOC104746772 gene encoding elongation factor-like GTPase 1: MDESDGKKVRNICILAHVDHGKTTLADHLIASSGGGVLHPRLAGKLRFMDYLDEEQRRAITMKSSSISLRYKDYSLNLIDSPGHMDFCSEVSTAARLSDGALVLVDAVEGVHIQTHAVLRQAWIEKLTPCLVLNKIDRLICELRLSPMEAYTRLIRIVHEVNGIVSAYKSEKYLSDVDSILASPSGELSAESLELLEDDEEVTFQPQKGNVVFVCALDGWGFGIAEFASFYASKLGASATALQKSLWGPRYYVPKTKMIVGKKSLSAGSKAKPMFVQFVLEPLWQVYEAALDPGGDRAVLEKVIKSFNLSIPPRELQNKDPKNVLQSVMSRWLPLSDAVLSMAVKHLPDPIAAQGYRIPRLVPERKIIGGDDVDSSVLAEAELVRKSIEACDSSHDSPCVVFVSKMFAIPMKMIPQDGNHRERMNGLNDEDSKSESDECFLAFARIFSGVLRAGQRVFVITALYDPLKGESSQKYIQEAELHSLYLMMGQGLTPVTEVKAGNVVAIRGLGPYISKSATLSSTRNCWPLASMEFQVSPTLRVAIEPSDPADMTALMKGLRLLNRADPFVEITVSARGEHVLAAAGEVHLERCVKDLKERFAKVNLEVSPPLVSYRETIEGDGSNLLESLRSLSLNTSDYIEKRTPNGRCIIRVHVMKLPHALTKLLDENTELLGDIIGGKGSHSVKILESQNPSLGENVDHIEELKKQLTEAGVSSSSETEKDREKCKTEWSKLLKRIWALGPREKGPNILFAPDGKRIAEDGSMLVRGSPHVSQRLGFTRESTEIPSEASETALYSEALTLESSIVSGFQLATASGPLCDEPMWGLAFTVESHLASAEDFETDKPEHFGIFTGQVMTAVKDACRAAVLQKNPRIVEAMYFCELNTAPEYLGPMYAVLSRRRAKVLKEEMQEGSSLFTVHAYVPVSESFGFADELRKGTSGGASALMVLSHWEMLEEDPFFVPKTEEEIEEFGDGASVLPNTARKLINAVRRRKGLHVEEKVVQHATKQRTLARKV; the protein is encoded by the coding sequence ATGGATGAGTCTGATGGTAAAAAAGTTAGGAACATATGTATATTAGCACATGTAGACCACGGTAAGACGACCCTAGCTGACCACCTGATTGCTTCATCTGGTGGCGGTGTACTTCATCCGAGACTAGCCGGTAAGCTTAGGTTCATGGACTATCTTGATGAAGAACAGAGGCGTGCAATCACGATGAAGAGCTCTTCGATTTCTCTTCGTTATAAAGACTATTCGTTGAACCTGATTGATTCCCCTGGGCATATGGATTTTTGTAGTGAAGTCTCAACAGCTGCTAGGTTGAGTGACGgtgctttggttttggttgatgCTGTTGAAGGTGTTCATATTCAGACTCATGCTGTGTTGCGTCAAGCTTGGATTGAGAAATTGACACCTTGTTTGGTGCTTAATAAGATTGATAGGTTGATTTGTGAGTTGAGGTTGAGTCCCATGGAAGCTTATACACGTTTGATTAGGATTGTTCATGAGGTTAATGGGATTGTGAGTGCTTATAAGTCAGAGAAGTATTTGTCTGATGTTGACTCTATACTTGCTAGTCCTTCTGGTGAGCTTTCTGCTGAGAGTCTTGAGTTGTtggaggatgatgaagaagttaCTTTTCAGCCTCAAAAGGGTAATGTGGTCTTTGTGTGTGCTTTGGACGGGTGGGGTTTTGGGATCGCTGAGTTTGCCAGTTTCTATGCCTCTAAGCTTGGAGCTAGTGCGACTGCGTTGCAGAAATCATTGTGGGGTCCTCGTTATTATGTACCTAAGACTAAGATGATTGTAGGGAAGAAGTCTTTAAGTGCAGGAAGCAAGGCAAAACCAATGTTTGTGCAGTTTGTGCTTGAGCCTTTGTGGCAGGTTTACGAGGCTGCACTAGATCCCGGTGGGGATAGAGCCGTTCTTGAGAAAGTTATTAAATCTTTCAATTTGTCTATTCCACCACGCGAACTTCAGAACAAGGATCCTAAAAACGTTCTTCAATCAGTTATGAGCCGTTGGCTTCCTTTGTCTGATGCAGTCTTGTCTATGGCTGTGAAACATTTGCCAGACCCCATCGCAGCACAGGGATATAGAATCCCGCGCTTGGTTCCAGAAAGGAAAATTATTGGTGGTGACGATGTTGATTCAAGTGTCCTTGCAGAAGCAGAGCTTGTTAGAAAATCAATTGAGGCTTGTGATTCTAGCCATGACAGCCcttgtgttgtgtttgtgtCGAAAATGTTTGCTATCCCCATGAAAATGATTCCTCAAGATGGAAATCACAGGGAGAGGATGAATGGTTTAAATGATGAGGACAGTAAAAGCGAGTCGGATGAGTGCTTCCTTGCATTTGCTAGGATCTTTAGCGGGGTTCTTCGAGCCGGGCAAAGGGTCTTTGTAATTACCGCTCTATATGATCCCCTCAAAGGCGAATCGTCTCAAAAGTACATTCAGGAAGCAGAACTGCATTCCCTATATCTTATGATGGGGCAAGGGTTAACACCAGTAACCGAGGTGAAAGCCGGAAATGTAGTGGCAATAAGAGGTCTTGGaccatatatatcaaaaagcGCAACACTTTCATCGACTAGAAACTGCTGGCCCTTAGCCAGCATGGAGTTTCAGGTTTCTCCTACTCTTAGAGTGGCGATTGAACCATCGGATCCTGCAGATATGACTGCTCTGATGAAAGGTCTAAGACTTCTGAACCGAGCAGATCCATTTGTGGAGATTACGGTGTCTGCTAGAGGAGAACACGTTCTTGCTGCTGCGGGAGAGGTTCATTTAGAAAGATGTGTCAAAGATTTGAAAGAGAGATTTGCCAAAGTGAATCTTGAAGTCTCCCCGCCTCTCGTTTCATACAGGGAGACCATTGAAGGTGATGGATCTAATCTTTTGGAAAGTTTGAGATCTCTAAGCTTGAATACTTCTGATTACATTGAGAAGAGAACTCCAAATGGCAGATGCATTATCAGAGTACACGTCATGAAACTACCACACGCTCTAACTAAGCTGCTGGATGAGAACACTGAATTGCTTGGTGACATAATTGGAGGTAAAGGCAGTCATAGCGTTAAGATACTAGAATCTCAAAATCCAAGTCTCGGAGAGAATGTGGATCACATCGAAGAATTGAAGAAACAGTTAACTGAAGCTGGCGTTTCATCAAGTTCTGAAACCGAAAAGGATCGCGAAAAATGTAAAACCGAATGGTCGAAACTGCTCAAGAGGATTTGGGCGCTTGGTCCACGAGAGAAAGGTCCAAACATATTGTTCGCTCCAGATGGTAAAAGAATCGCCGAGGATGGATCAATGCTCGTAAGAGGCTCTCCTCATGTCTCTCAAAGACTTGGCTTCACTAGAGAATCTACTGAGATACCATCAGAGGCATCTGAAACAGCACTGTACAGCGAAGCTCTGACTCTCGAGAGCAGCATTGTCTCAGGTTTTCAGCTAGCAACAGCATCAGGACCTCTATGCGATGAACCAATGTGGGGATTAGCTTTCACTGTTGAGTCTCATCTCGCCTCCGCGGAAGATTTTGAAACAGATAAACCCGAACACTTTGGCATTTTCACAGGACAAGTCATGACAGCTGTCAAAGACGCCTGTAGAGCCGCCGTGCTTCAGAAAAATCCAAGGATTGTTGAAGCAATGTACTTCTGCGAACTGAACACTGCACCTGAGTATCTTGGTCCAATGTATGCGGTTCTAAGCAGAAGACGAGCTAAAGTGCTCAAGGAAGAAATGCAAGAAGGTTCGTCTCTGTTCACAGTCCATGCGTACGTGCCTGTTTCCGAAAGCTTTGGTTTTGCGGACGAGCTGAGGAAAGGAACGTCTGGTGGTGCGAGTGCTCTGATGGTTCTTAGCCATTGGGAAATGCTCGAGGAAGACCCATTCTTTGTTCCCAAAACCGAAGAAGAGATCGAGGAGTTTGGTGACGGAGCAAGCGTGCTCCCGAACACTGCGAGGAAGCTCATCAACGCCGTACGACGCAGGAAAGGATTACACGTTGAGGAGAAAGTGGTTCAACACGCCACTAAACAAAGAACCTTGGCTCGTAAAGTTTGa
- the LOC104766199 gene encoding armadillo repeat-containing protein LFR, with translation MQKRELGKSGGNSGGSSGPPAKRGRPFGSTSANSAAAAAAAAAAEAMSPSALLGPSLLVHNSFMEQNNRRIVLALQSGLKSEVTWALNTLTLLSFKEKEDIRRDVTPLAKIPGLLDALLLIIDDWRDIALPKDLTRGTRVRSLGTNTSVTGFGNEYDALASIQPPGSGIGSSAAEALGKKSTGKHQSSQWWMEEDGLFNLDDEGRSEKQMCAIAASNVIRNFSFMPDNEVLMAQHRHCLETVFQCIQDHMTEDEELVTNSLETIVNLAHLMDLRIFSSLKQSFININEKKAVQAVVGILDSSVKAWNCAAAELLGRLIINPDNEPFISPLIPQIHKRLVDLLSIQAVDAQAAAVGALYNLVEVNMDCRLKLASERWAVDRLLKVIKTPHPVPEVCRKAAMILENLVSEPQNRGLLLAYENAFAELLFQEGKYSDSFARILYELTARSNSRVASARGIWGM, from the exons atgcAGAAACGGGAGCTTGGGAAATCCGGCGGTAATTCCGGTGGATCTTCGGGTCCACCGGCGAAGAGAGGCCGTCCGTTCGGTAGTACAAGTGCTAactctgctgctgctgctgctgcagctGCGGCGGCCGAAGCGATGTCTCCGTCAGCTCTACTCGGTCCTTCTCTTCTTGTTCATAATTCTTTCATGG AACAGAACAACAGAAGAATAGTCCTTGCGCTACAGAGTGGTTTGAAGAGTGAGGTGACGTGGGCTTTGAATACGCTTACATTGCTCTCctttaaagaaaaggaagacaTTCGTAGAGATGTCACGCCTCTAGCAAAGATACCTGGCTTGCTTGATGCCCTTCTCTTAATT ATAGATGACTGGCGTGATATAGCTCTCCCAAAGGACCTAACAAGAGGAACTAGGGTCAGATCTTTAGGTACAAATACTTCAGTTACTGGATTTGGCAATGAGTATGATGCTCTAGCCTCTATTCAACCCCCTGG ATCCGGCATTGGTTCCTCAGCAGCTGAGGCATTAGGGAAAAAGAGCACTGGAAAACATCAGTCCTCTCAGTGGTGGATGGAAGAGGATGGTTTATTTAATCTAGACGATGAAGGGAGATCAGAAAAACAAATGTGTGCCATTGCTGCTTCAAACGTTATCCGCAACTTCTCCTTCATGCCAGATAATGAAGTTCTAATGGCTCAGCATCGCCATTGcttagaaactgttttccaGTGCATACAAGATCACATGACCG AGGACGAAGAGCTGGTCACAAACTCGCTCGAGACAATTGTAAACCTAGCGCATCTAATGGATCTGCGAATCTTCAGCTCGCTTAAACAGTCATTCATCAACATAAA TGAAAAGAAAGCTGTTCAAGCTGTGGTCGggattcttgattcttctgtCAAAGCTTGGAATTGTGCTGCGGCTGAATTGCTGGGACGTTTGATAATCAATCCTGATAACGAACCTTTCATTAGTCCCCTTATTCCACAG ATACACAAGCGACTGGTCGACCTTTTGAGCATACAAGCCGTTGATGCACAAGCCGCAGCTGTTGGAGCCCTCTACAATCTCGTGGAGGTTAACATGGATTGCAGATTAAAGCTCGCTAGTGAGAGATG GGCGGTTGATAGATTGCTGAAAGTGATAAAGACTCCGCATCCTGTTCCAGAAGTATGCAGAAAAGCTGCAATGATACTCGAGAACCTTGTCTCTGAGCCTCAGAACAGAGGATTGCTACTCGCATACGAGAATGCGTTCGCTGAGCTGCTTTTTCAAGAAGGTAAGTATTCTGATTCATTTGCTAGGATTTTGTATGAACTCACTGCTAGATCGAATAGCAGAGTGGCGTCGGCTAGAGGAATCTGGGGTATGTAA
- the LOC104746771 gene encoding uncharacterized protein LOC104746771 produces the protein MPFTMKIQPIDIDSSPPAVVVPGNNKPVLKSRLKRLFDRPFTNVLRNTATTTTTEKPFLVTEKPFVITGVEVQQNGGGGGGVTAEFEPSSVCLAKMVQNFIEENNNEKQAKCGRNRCNCFNGNNDSSSDDELDLFGGSIDGCDASDHLKSLIPCTTVAERNLLADAGKIVDKNKSVKRKDDMKKIVNEGLLSLNYDSSICKSKWDKSPSFPAGEYEYIDVIIGEERLIIDVDFRSEFDIARQTSGYKSLLQSLPFIFVGKSDRLSQIVFLISEAAKQSLKKRGMHFPPWRKAEYMRSKWLSSYTRRAGGNADEQPPETDVTVGVAAVDEKEVTDSVEIDELVFEEKCLSPTPRVKNINSSSSSSPNDGGDDDVAVEREVKAVTGLASLFKEKP, from the exons ATGCCATTTACGATGAAGATCCAACCGATTGATATCGATTCTTCTCCTCCAGCCGTAGTAGTACCTGGCAACAACAAACCGGTGCTCAAATCTCGTCTCAAACGTTTGTTCGATCGGCCCTTCACAAACGTATTGAGAAACaccgcaacaacaacaaccaccgAGAAACCATTTCTAGTCACCGAGAAACCATTCGTAATCACCGGTGTTGAAGTTCAACagaacggaggaggaggaggaggagtgacGGCGGAGTTCGAGCCAAGTTCTGTTTGCTTAGCGAAGATGGTTCAGAACTTcatagaagaaaacaacaacgaGAAACAAGCTAAATGTGGACGTAATCGCTGCAATTGCTTCAACGGCAACAACGATAGCTCCTCCGATGATGAATTAGATCTGTTCGGTGGTTCAATCGACGGTTGCGACGCTTCTGATCATCTCAag AGTTTGATCCCGTGCACAACCGTCGCGGAGAGGAATCTGTTAGCCGACGCAGGGAAGATTGTAGATAAGAACAAATCGGTGAAACGAAAAGACGATATGAAGAAGATCGTCAACGAAGGACTCTTATCTCTAAACTACGATTCTTCAATCTGCAAATCTAAATGGGATAAATCTCCTTCCTTCCCAGCTG GTGAATATGAGTACATAGATGTGATAATCGGAGAAGAAAGGTTAATAATCGATGTAGATTTCCGATCAGAGTTCGATATTGCGAGACAGACGAGTGGTTACAAGTCTTTGCTCCAATCTCTACCGTTCATCTTCGTCGGAAAATCTGATCGGTTGAGTCAGATCGTGTTTTTGATATCGGAAGCCGCGAAacagagcttgaagaagagaggGATGCATTTTCCTCCTTGGAGGAAAGCTGAGTACATGCGATCTAAATGGCTTTCTTCTTATACCCGACGAGCTGGAGGGAACGCCGATGAGCAGCCGCCGGAGACGGATGTTACGGTGGGGGTTGCGGCGGTGGATGAGAAGGAGGTGACGGATAGTGTAGAGATTGATGAGCTGGTTTTTGAGGAGAAATGTTTATCTCCGACTCCGAGAGTGAAGAatattaattcttcttcttcctcctctccaaACGACGGCGGCGATGATGACGTGGCGGTGGAGAGAGAAGTGAAGGCTGTTACCGGATTAGCTTCACTCTTTAAGGAAAAGCcctga
- the LOC104748456 gene encoding uncharacterized protein LOC104748456, producing the protein MWNYSREWMYNRIDQDTNHISKAFLEGVDQFIAFASNQSSAHNSGGRFLYQCIRCQNEKSFHARTISSHLHSRGFTPGYYVWFEHGEDYNVVGEGTSSHYGNVDYTWGGQSVEFDGGNGGNVFAGMVNDAFHGTTPFNQYHQHEHESGSHVHEEPTQDAKWFSDMLDAANNPIYDGCREGQSKLSLAARFMNNKVDHNLSETCMDSWAELFTEYLPEGNQATGSYYETESLMRKIGLPYHTFDVCIDNCMLFWKEDAKLEHCKFCGKPRYKDTEGRNRIPFSRMWYLPITDRLKRMYQSEKTASAMRWHAEHDSEDGVMCHPSDAAEWKNFQYLHPTFAGETRNVYLGLCTDGFNPFGMSKHHSLWPIILTPYNLPPDMCMNSEYLFLTILNSGPNHPRASLDVFLQPLIDELKELWYNGVEAYDVSLDQNFNLKAALLWTISDFPAYGMLSGWTTHGRLSCPICMDDTNAFWLPAGRKTCWFDCHRRYLPTNHPLRKNKNNFLKGKHALNDYPPPSLTGEVIYQRIRQSKAPKTSICGGNGHEDKVEGYGKWHNWHKESIFWELPYWVDLILRHNLDLMHIEKNMHDNIMYTTMNVKDRSKDTVKSRLDIKRFCSRKELHVDDRGRAPIPVWRLTPKAKECLLEWVKHEVKFPDGYVSDLASCADINGGKFSGMKSHDCHVFMERLLPFIFAELLPRNVHLALSGLGAFFRDLCSRSLEQTRLEVLKENIVMILCNLEKIFPPSFFDVMEHLPVQLPYEAQLGGPVQYRWMYPFEREIRYNEGEVPVFPVPVPEIFTYVGRPSGKCSEFWLSEKEYKCAHAYVLRNCDYFRPLERLLEAHIRYGDPELSEAEVI; encoded by the exons ATGTGGAATTATTCAAGAGAGTGGATGTACAACAGGATCGATCAAGACACAAATCATATCTCGAAGGCATTTTTGGAGGGGGTAGATCAGTTCATAGCTTTTGCAAGTAACCAGTCATCAGCACATAACAGTGGAGGTAGGTTTCTCTACCAATGTATTAGATGTCAAAATGAAAAGTCATTTCATGCTCGTACGATCTCATCGCATTTGCATAGTAGAGGATTCACGCCTGGATATTATGTATGGTTTGAACATGGTGAGGATTATAATGTGGTTGGGGAAGGAACGAGTAGTCATTATGGTAATGTAGATTATACGTGGGGTGGTCAATCAGTAGAATTTGATGGAGGGAATGGTGGGAATGTATTTGCTggtatggtgaatgatgcatttcatggtACTACACCATTTAATCAGTATCATCAACATGAACATGAAAGTGGATCTCATGTTCATGAAGAACCTACCCAAGATGCAAAATGGTTTTCTGATATGTTAGATGCTGCAAATAATCCAATTTATGATGGGTGTCGGGAAGGTCAGTCGAAATTGTCGTTGGCTGCTCGTTTCATGAACAACAAAGTAGATCATAATTTATCTGAAACCTGCATGGACTCATGGGCTGAATTATTTACGGAGTATTTACCAGAGGGTAATCAGGCAACCGGTTCATACTACGAGACAGAGTCTTTGATGCGAAAGATAGGATTGCCGTACCATACATTTGATGTATGTATAGATAATTGTATGCTCTTCTGGAAAGAAGATGCGAAGTTGGAGCATTGCAAGTTTTGTGGAAAACCAAGGTACAAGGACACTGAGGGAAGAAATAGAATACCTTTTAGTCGTATGTGGTATTTACCTATTACTGACAGATTGAAGAGAATGTACCAATCAGAGAAGACTGCATCGGCGATGAGATGGCATGCTGAGCATGATTCAGAAGACGGAGTAATGTGTCATCCATCTGATGCAGCAGAGTGGAAGAATTTCCAATATCTGCATCCTACATTTGCAGGAGAAACAAGAAACGTTTATCTCGGATTATGTACAGATGGTTTTAATCCTTTTGGCATGTCCAAACACCATTCGTTATGGCCTATAATCTTGACACCATACAACTTACCTCCGGATATGTGCATGAACAGTGAGTATTTGTTCCTAACAATTCTGAATTCAGGACCAAATCATCCAAGAGCTAGTCTTGATGTTTTCCTCCAACCGTTGATCGACGAGTTAAAGGAGCTATGGTACAACGGGGTTGAAGCCTATGATGTTTCGTTAGATCAAAACTTCAACCTTAAAGCTGCGCTTTTATGGACTATTAGCGATTTTCCGGCATATGGTATGTTGTCAGGATGGACTACTCATGGGAGATTATCATGTCCTATTTGTATGGATGATACAAATGCTTTTTGGTTGCCGGCTGGTAgaaagacatgttggtttgattgtcacaGGAGGTATCTTCCTACAAATCATCCACTGCGgaagaataaaaataactttctaAAGGGAAAACATGCTTTGAACGATTATCCACCGCCATCTCTGACTGGAGAAGTTATATATCAGCGTATAAGGCAATCTAAAGCACCTAAAACATCTATCTGcggtggaaatggtcatgaagaTAAAGTGGAAGGCTATGGAAAGTGGCATAATTGGCATAAAGAAAGCATATTTTGGGAGTTGCCTTATTGGGTTGATCTGATTCTACGACACAATCTTGATTTGATGCATATCGAGAAGAATATGCATGATAATATCATGTATACTACTATGAATGTTAAAGATAGATCAAAAGATACAGTGAAGTCAAGATTGGACATTAAAAGATTTTGCTCTCGGAAAGAATTGCATGTAGATGACAGAGGGAGAGCTCCAATTCCTGTTTGGAGGTTGACTCCAAAAGCAAAAGAATGCCTATTAGAATGGGTCAAACATGAGGTTAAATTCCCTGACGGCTATGTATCAGATTTGGCTAGTTGTGCAGACATCAACGGTGGAAAGTTCTCAGGAATGAAAAGTCATGATTGTCATGTATTTATGGAACGACTGCTTCCGTTTATATTTGCAGAACTTCTACCGCGAAATGTGCACCTTGCATTATCAG GGCTTGGAGCATTTTTCCGTGATTTATGCAGTAGATCGTTGGAACAAACCCGCCTTGAGGTTCTGAAGGAGAATATTGTGATGATTTTGTGTAATTTGGAAAAAATCTTTCCGCCTTCTTTCtttgatgtgatggagcacTTACCTGTACAGCTCCCATACGAAGCACAACTTGGTGGTCCTGTGCAATACAGATGGATGTATCCTTTCGAACG GGAGATAAGGTATAATGAAGGTGAAGTACCTGTTTTTCCTGTACCGGTACCAGAGATATTCACTTATGTGGGTCGTCCAAGTGGAAAATGTAGTGAATTTTGGTTAAGTGAAAAAGAGTACAAATGTGCACATGCATATGTTTTGCGCAATTGTGACTATTTTAGGCCACTTGAGAG GTTATTGGAGGCGCATATTCGATATGGTGATCCAGAACTTTCTGAGGCTGAAGTCATCTAA
- the LOC109129100 gene encoding S-antigen protein-like, which yields MNESGKRKGGKHKSVERECNEREGVEREGSERESISERIGTDELSVSEVGFPTNETLARHVEIGAEIDVSRESEIDSRDPRAGFTDEGGELSRDGLSGELGGKRHISSRGSDEVADRQFAVAAGLRGDELGIREIEVDEEGLGVGTDELGGGEVGGRRAEFVSSSSARSKVASGSSLGVGSGIAIGSREVGICRVRIVRSARSDDVDADHGILIASEDDGGFNDGNADLMMGGRPKARSGNVVDERNVKVGLVRIEGWCDEVGIDELGNRSDELGNGDEVGIDEPGNDEISNGELCIAIADLFGRRSMSWSSMCLPMPIWG from the exons ATGAATGAGAGTGGCAAACGCAAGGGAGGCAAACACAAGAGCGTCGAACGTGAGTGCAACGAGCGCGAGGGAGTCGAGCGTGAGGGTAGCGAGCGCGAGAGCATAAGTGAGCG GATCGGCACCGATGAGCTCAGCGTTAGTGAAGTCGGGTTTCCTACGAACGAGACGTTAGCTCGGCATGTGGAGATTGGCGCCGAGATCGACGTGTCGAGAGAATCTGAGATCGACTCGAGAGATCCGCGTGCTGGGTTTACAGATGAAGGTGGCGAGCTAAGTCGAGATGGGTTGAGTGGCGAGCTCGGCGGAAAGCGCCATATCTCTTCTCGTGGGAGTGATGAGGTTGCTGATCGGCAGTTTGCGGTCGCCGCGGGTTTAAGAGGAGATGAGCTCGGCATAAGGGAAATAGAGGTCGATGAGGAAGGACTCGGGGTCGGCACTGATGAGCTCGGCGGTGGTGAAGTCGGAGGTCGCCGCGCAGAGTTCGTCAGTTCGAGCTCGGCAAGATCGAAGGTGGCTTCCGGTTCCTCTCTCGGGGTTGGCTCTGGTATCGCGATTGGCTCTCGGGAGGTCGGCATATGTCGAGTGCGGATTGTCAGATCGGCGAGATCCGATGATGTTGACGCCGACCACGGGATTCTCATAGCGAGTGAAGATGATGGTGGTTTCAACGATGGCAATGCCGATCTGATGATGGGAGGCCGGCCCAAGGCAAGATCCGGGAATGTGGTTGATGAAAGAAATGTCAAGGTTGGCCTTGTAAGGATCGAAGGGTGGTGCGACGAGGTCGGCATTGATGAGCTCGGCAATAGAAGTGACGAGCTCGGCAATGGTGATGAGGTTGGCATTGACGAGCCTGGAAATGATGAGATCAGCAATGGGGAGCTTTGCATAGCGATTGCCGATCTTTTCGGGAGACGGTCGATGAGCTGGAGTTCGATGTGCCTTCCAATGCCGATCTGGGGATAG